A genomic region of Dehalococcoidia bacterium contains the following coding sequences:
- a CDS encoding amino acid ABC transporter ATP-binding protein translates to MNEPGGKAAATRDIIICRDVKKWFGDFQALRGITTTVREGEVVVVLGPSGSGKSTFIRTINRLEPHDEGVVIVDGVELNNDLRNVEKVRSEVGMVFQQFNLFPHLTVRRNITLALTQVRHQRKAYANSIAEQLLDRVGISEQIDKYPDQLSGGQQQRVAIARALAMQPKIMLFDEPTSALDPEMIKEVLDVMRELARSGITMIVVTHEMGFAREVADRFLFFDEGLIVEEGTPQHFFENPTEERTKLFLSQIL, encoded by the coding sequence ATGAATGAGCCGGGCGGCAAGGCGGCGGCAACGCGCGACATCATCATCTGCCGCGACGTGAAGAAGTGGTTCGGAGACTTCCAGGCGCTGCGCGGCATCACGACCACCGTGCGGGAGGGCGAAGTCGTCGTCGTGCTGGGGCCGTCGGGATCGGGCAAGTCGACGTTCATCCGCACGATCAATCGCCTGGAGCCGCACGACGAGGGCGTCGTCATCGTCGATGGCGTCGAACTGAACAACGACCTCCGCAATGTGGAAAAGGTGCGCTCGGAGGTCGGGATGGTATTCCAGCAATTCAACTTGTTTCCGCACCTGACTGTCCGCAGAAACATCACGCTGGCGCTGACGCAGGTGCGGCATCAGCGAAAGGCGTACGCGAACAGCATCGCGGAGCAGTTGCTGGACCGCGTCGGGATCAGCGAGCAGATCGACAAATACCCGGACCAGCTTTCGGGTGGGCAGCAGCAACGCGTCGCGATCGCGCGGGCGCTGGCGATGCAGCCGAAGATCATGCTGTTCGACGAACCGACGTCGGCGCTGGACCCCGAGATGATCAAAGAAGTGCTCGACGTGATGCGCGAACTGGCGCGCTCCGGGATCACGATGATCGTGGTTACGCACGAGATGGGGTTCGCGCGCGAGGTCGCCGACCGCTTCCTGTTCTTTGACGAGGGGCTTATCGTCGAAGAAGGCACGCCGCAGCACTTCTTCGAGAATCCGACGGAGGAGCGTACGAAGCTGTTCCTCTCGCAGATCCTCTAG
- a CDS encoding ABC transporter permease subunit (The N-terminal region of this protein, as described by TIGR01726, is a three transmembrane segment that identifies a subfamily of ABC transporter permease subunits, which specificities that include histidine, arginine, glutamine, glutamate, L-cystine (sic), the opines (in Agrobacterium) octopine and nopaline, etc.): MPLVLWRDARVQRIAVQALVLAIVAIIGWFLVDNLISELDRTGLQAMPFVEVSGSFPFVDFSEDFLSQRAGFGIGETSFGVDYTPNNSYADAFRAGLANTFRVAVLGIVLATAIGLLAGVSRLSKNWLVSHLAEAYVETFRNVPLLVQLIFWYTAVALRLPTITDTMDLLGVMLVSNRGVAVAWGEPQDGFRLWLLLLGGAMVIALVVRAALVRWQDASGTPRYPWWGAFGVFAAIGAITFFATGQPLEFQRPVLEGRAYAGGAQLSPEFVALLVGLVLYTGAFIAEVVRGSILAIPRGQDEAAAAVGLKAMQRLRFVILPQALRIMVPPLTNQYLNLMKNSSLAVAVAFPDVFQVTRVTINQTGQAVPMIVLVMATYLTISLAISAVMNLAYNRGLRGGR; the protein is encoded by the coding sequence TTGCCGCTCGTCCTCTGGCGCGATGCCAGGGTGCAACGCATTGCCGTGCAAGCGCTGGTGCTCGCGATCGTCGCGATTATCGGCTGGTTTCTTGTCGACAACCTGATCTCGGAGCTTGACCGCACCGGGCTGCAGGCTATGCCGTTCGTCGAAGTGAGCGGCAGCTTCCCATTCGTCGACTTCAGCGAAGACTTTTTGAGCCAGCGCGCGGGGTTCGGCATCGGCGAGACATCGTTCGGTGTCGACTACACGCCGAACAACAGCTACGCCGACGCGTTTCGGGCGGGGCTGGCGAACACGTTCCGCGTCGCGGTCCTCGGCATCGTGTTGGCGACGGCGATCGGGCTGCTCGCGGGCGTTTCGCGACTGTCGAAGAACTGGCTTGTCTCGCATCTCGCGGAGGCGTACGTCGAAACGTTCCGCAACGTGCCGCTGCTCGTGCAACTGATCTTCTGGTACACGGCGGTGGCGCTGCGCCTGCCGACGATCACGGACACGATGGATCTACTCGGTGTGATGCTCGTCTCGAACCGGGGCGTTGCGGTGGCGTGGGGGGAGCCGCAGGACGGTTTCCGGTTGTGGCTGTTGCTGCTTGGCGGCGCGATGGTCATCGCGCTGGTCGTCCGTGCGGCGCTGGTGCGCTGGCAGGACGCGAGCGGCACGCCACGCTATCCGTGGTGGGGCGCCTTCGGCGTGTTTGCGGCGATCGGCGCGATCACATTCTTCGCGACGGGTCAGCCGCTCGAGTTCCAGCGGCCCGTGCTCGAGGGGCGCGCCTACGCCGGTGGGGCGCAACTGAGCCCTGAGTTCGTCGCGCTGCTCGTCGGGCTGGTGCTGTATACGGGCGCATTCATCGCGGAGGTCGTGCGCGGCAGCATTTTGGCGATCCCGCGCGGGCAGGACGAGGCTGCGGCAGCGGTCGGGCTGAAGGCGATGCAGCGGCTGCGCTTCGTCATCTTGCCGCAGGCGTTGCGGATCATGGTGCCGCCGCTGACGAACCAGTACTTGAATCTCATGAAGAACTCAAGCCTGGCCGTGGCGGTGGCGTTTCCGGACGTCTTCCAGGTGACGCGCGTGACGATCAACCAGACGGGGCAAGCGGTACCGATGATCGTGCTCGTCATGGCGACGTATTTAACGATCAGCCTGGCGATCTCCGCCGTGATGAACCTGGCGTATAACCGTGGATTACGAGGCGGGCGCTGA
- a CDS encoding amino acid ABC transporter substrate-binding protein has protein sequence MIAQIWRPVLVAFAVITLAMGAIACDDDDDPEVTGGGNTPAAGETPSGNGNGGEGGRILEQVRSRGELVCGVNDAVPGFGSVDAQGEFTGFDVDYCKAVAAAVLGDANAVQYVPLTAEARLTALQTGQVDVLIRNTTWTVSRDAQSGLAFTTTTFYDGQGIMVRTADGFSTIDDLASATVCVLQGTTTELNLADRLPTSTPLPFEENETLQAAFVEERCDAWTSDKSQLAARRSAYPADAGGPESLVILEETFSKEPLGPLTVDNDSQWFDIVNWTVIGTMLAEEFEITSETVEAAAGAPETIDIARLLGVPFEGEAAFDPGLGIDADFMQAVLAAVGNYGEIYERNITPIGIERDGTLNAQWTDGGLIYGPPFR, from the coding sequence GTGATAGCACAAATTTGGCGACCAGTACTGGTGGCGTTTGCCGTGATCACGCTCGCGATGGGGGCGATCGCGTGTGACGACGACGACGATCCGGAGGTGACGGGAGGCGGCAACACACCGGCGGCTGGCGAAACGCCATCGGGAAACGGTAATGGCGGCGAAGGCGGCCGCATCCTGGAGCAGGTGCGCTCTCGCGGCGAGCTTGTCTGCGGCGTGAACGACGCCGTGCCGGGCTTCGGTTCGGTGGACGCGCAGGGCGAGTTCACCGGCTTCGACGTCGACTACTGCAAGGCGGTGGCGGCGGCGGTGCTCGGCGATGCGAACGCGGTGCAATACGTGCCGCTGACGGCGGAGGCGCGGCTGACGGCGTTGCAGACCGGCCAGGTCGACGTGCTGATCCGCAACACGACGTGGACGGTCAGCCGTGACGCGCAGTCCGGCCTCGCGTTCACGACGACGACGTTCTACGACGGCCAGGGCATCATGGTGCGCACCGCCGATGGTTTCTCGACGATCGATGATCTCGCGAGTGCGACCGTGTGCGTACTCCAGGGAACGACGACGGAGTTGAACCTGGCGGACCGCTTGCCGACGAGCACGCCGCTGCCCTTCGAAGAGAACGAGACGTTGCAGGCGGCGTTCGTCGAAGAGCGTTGCGATGCGTGGACGTCCGACAAGTCGCAGCTCGCGGCGCGACGTTCGGCCTACCCCGCCGACGCGGGCGGACCGGAGTCGCTCGTCATCCTCGAGGAGACGTTCTCGAAGGAACCTCTGGGACCGCTGACCGTCGACAACGACAGCCAGTGGTTCGACATCGTCAACTGGACCGTGATCGGCACGATGCTAGCCGAGGAGTTCGAGATCACGAGCGAGACGGTGGAGGCCGCAGCGGGCGCGCCGGAGACCATCGACATCGCGCGGCTGCTAGGCGTGCCGTTCGAGGGTGAGGCGGCGTTCGACCCGGGCCTGGGCATCGACGCGGACTTCATGCAGGCCGTGCTCGCGGCGGTCGGGAACTACGGCGAAATCTACGAACGCAACATTACGCCGATCGGCATCGAGCGCGACGGTACGTTGAACGCGCAATGGACGGACGGAGGCCTGATCTACGGGCCGCCGTTCCGTTAG
- a CDS encoding SPFH domain-containing protein: MALFFTIVPEYRRVARFSFGRYDGSPRGPGWVWVIPFYHQSISVDLREEVFDVEPQTTITKDNAPVTVDMLVFMKVVDPEAAVLKVQDYRQAARGMAITTLRAVVGDMNLDDVLAKREQINTLMQTRLDDVTDRWGVKVNAVEIREILPPRDIQDAMSRQMSAERTRRATIIEAEGTRQAAITNAEGSKQAAILNAEGAKQSAILNAEGNRQAAILNAEGYALALQQIFEVANTVDDNTMALQYLDTMKELAAGESTKWIIPMELTQFLQRFSTDGGGSAPNGGRQHVPRPSGTG; encoded by the coding sequence ATGGCACTGTTCTTCACGATCGTCCCCGAGTACCGCCGCGTCGCGCGCTTCAGTTTCGGCCGCTACGACGGTTCGCCGCGCGGACCCGGCTGGGTCTGGGTCATTCCGTTCTATCACCAATCGATCTCCGTTGACCTCCGCGAAGAGGTGTTCGACGTCGAACCGCAGACGACGATCACCAAGGACAACGCGCCCGTCACAGTCGACATGCTCGTCTTCATGAAGGTCGTCGACCCCGAGGCTGCGGTGCTGAAGGTGCAGGACTACCGCCAGGCCGCGCGAGGTATGGCCATCACGACGCTGCGCGCCGTCGTCGGCGACATGAACCTCGACGACGTGCTCGCCAAGCGAGAACAGATCAACACGTTGATGCAGACGCGACTGGACGACGTCACCGACCGCTGGGGCGTCAAGGTCAACGCCGTCGAAATCCGCGAGATCCTGCCGCCGCGCGACATCCAGGACGCGATGAGCCGCCAGATGTCCGCCGAACGCACCCGCCGCGCCACGATCATCGAGGCCGAGGGCACGCGCCAGGCCGCCATCACCAACGCCGAGGGGTCGAAGCAGGCCGCCATCCTCAACGCCGAGGGCGCGAAGCAATCCGCGATCCTCAACGCCGAGGGCAACCGTCAGGCGGCAATCCTCAACGCAGAGGGATACGCCCTCGCGCTCCAGCAAATCTTCGAGGTGGCGAACACCGTCGACGACAACACCATGGCCCTGCAATACCTGGACACGATGAAGGAACTCGCGGCCGGCGAGTCCACGAAGTGGATCATCCCCATGGAACTGACGCAGTTCCTACAGCGCTTTAGTACCGACGGCGGCGGCTCGGCGCCGAACGGCGGCCGCCAGCACGTGCCGCGGCCCAGCGGCACCGGCTGA
- a CDS encoding amino acid ABC transporter permease — MIAMAPAAQQRRIIIRRSPRAWARENLFGSAGNTLLTVVSLAVVAFMAYGVLRFVFVTADWSVVEANRRLFFLGRFPADETWRVWIILYVVSAIGGVSVGAYARIPWQAAIGLALLMVPVLLFIQGGQVALLTLVALALFAAGYGVARLPAAAAYVAQQRGWLPVVWVAAVLFALWLLSAVPTLVWGGLMLSMTLTVVGIAAAFPLGLLLAIGRASTLPVVRWLSITYIEVIRGVPLITILFMATYLLPLVLRPERDLALGIIDLPITGYNPNLVVRAFIAITLFSAAYLAETIRGGLQAVPRGQMEAAQALGLGTTRTLAFIVLPQALRAVVPAIVGQFISLFKDTSLVAIVGLTDLLGVARQVTAQQEFIGRQAETLLFVAAIYWMVAFSMSRASQRLEKTLGIGER, encoded by the coding sequence ATGATAGCGATGGCGCCGGCGGCGCAGCAACGACGCATCATCATCCGGCGGAGCCCGCGGGCGTGGGCGCGCGAGAACCTCTTCGGCAGCGCCGGGAATACGCTGCTCACCGTCGTCAGCCTGGCGGTCGTCGCGTTCATGGCGTACGGCGTGCTTCGATTCGTTTTTGTGACTGCCGACTGGAGCGTCGTGGAAGCAAACCGGCGGCTGTTCTTTCTCGGGCGCTTTCCCGCCGATGAGACCTGGCGCGTGTGGATCATCCTGTACGTCGTGAGCGCGATCGGCGGGGTGAGCGTGGGCGCGTACGCCCGTATCCCCTGGCAGGCGGCCATAGGGCTCGCGCTCTTGATGGTGCCGGTGCTGCTGTTCATCCAGGGCGGGCAGGTCGCACTGCTGACGCTTGTAGCGCTCGCGCTGTTCGCGGCGGGCTACGGCGTGGCGCGGCTGCCGGCGGCGGCGGCGTACGTGGCGCAGCAACGCGGGTGGCTGCCCGTCGTCTGGGTGGCGGCGGTGCTCTTCGCGCTGTGGCTGCTGAGCGCGGTGCCGACGCTGGTCTGGGGCGGGCTGATGCTCAGCATGACCTTGACGGTGGTTGGCATCGCGGCGGCGTTCCCGCTCGGACTGTTGCTGGCGATCGGGCGGGCGAGCACGCTGCCGGTGGTGCGCTGGCTGTCCATCACGTACATCGAGGTGATTCGCGGCGTGCCGCTGATCACGATCCTGTTCATGGCGACGTATCTGTTACCGCTGGTGCTACGACCGGAACGCGATCTCGCGCTCGGCATCATCGACCTTCCGATCACGGGTTACAACCCGAACCTGGTCGTGCGCGCGTTCATCGCGATCACGTTGTTTTCGGCGGCGTACCTGGCAGAGACGATCCGAGGCGGACTGCAGGCCGTGCCGCGCGGGCAGATGGAAGCTGCGCAGGCCCTCGGGCTGGGGACGACGCGGACGCTGGCATTCATCGTTTTGCCGCAGGCGCTGCGGGCCGTGGTGCCGGCGATCGTGGGGCAGTTCATCAGCCTGTTCAAGGACACGTCGCTCGTTGCGATCGTCGGGCTGACGGACCTGCTTGGTGTGGCGCGCCAGGTGACGGCGCAGCAGGAGTTCATCGGCCGGCAGGCAGAGACGTTGCTGTTCGTCGCGGCAATCTACTGGATGGTGGCGTTCTCGATGTCGCGCGCGAGCCAGCGCCTCGAGAAGACGCTCGGCATCGGGGAGCGATAG